Sequence from the Sphingobacteriaceae bacterium GW460-11-11-14-LB5 genome:
CACCGTAAGTAATGGTGTGGTAAATTTTACCTGCGGTAAGATCAACCATATTACCACCTCTAGATGATGCGCCTGTTTGATAAGCAGGTACACCACTAAATTTCTCAATTTTAACTAAGTGTCCTTGTCCATCGCCTTTTTCACCATGGCAAGGGCTACAGAAAACGGTAAATAAATGTTTACCCTGAGCTAAATTAACAGTATCTACTGGTAAAGGGTTAACCATGCTCACACCTGCTGCTTCGTATCCTTCTTTTGTATTAGGATACTCATCATATTCAGTAAAACCTACTGGTTTAGTATGTGCAGGTGGCAACTGGGCTGTTTTACCATCTTTAAAATTTTTGTTTGGCTGATCCGGATTGTAAGCAATCGGATCATACATGTTTCTGGCATATTCTAAGCCAGTACTGCGTTTATCTTTACAAGCAGAAAAGGTAGCTGCAAAAGCGATAGCTAAAAACGCCGTGTAAACAAATTTATTCTTATTCATAGCTAATGTACTTTCTTTCATTATACTTTATTTCTAAAGCACCTGCATCTTTTAATAATCCATCAATTACAGTATGTTCCACATTGTCTTTTGCATCAACTGCAATAACAAAACGATCATCAGTAGCACGTAAATCCATCACTCTTGGTGCTCTTCCTGGGAATAAGTGAGTAGATGCATAATAAGTTAACACCATACCGAAAGCACAGAATAATACTGTAAGCTCGAACATTATCGGAATAAAATCCGGCAATGCGAATGATGGTTTACCACCTATGTTTACTCTCCAATCGATTACTGCGCAGAAATAAATCAAAGCGAACGCACAGCAAGTACCGGTAATACCAAAGCAAAATGCTGCGATATCGATTCTAGATCTTTTAATTCCTAATTTGGCTTCTATTCCGTGTATAGGCATCGGTGTATATACATCATGAATGCTGATGTTATTTTCCTGAAGCTTTTCGATGCCGTGCATCATTTCGTCAGGATCGCCAAAGCTGCCTAAAATATATTTGATATCACTCATTGTTATATTTTTGCGTAATCTTCTTGTTTAACACTATCAAATTTCTCTAAAGACTCTACGTATTCTGCAACGTATTCTTTATTCTCATGCCCTTCTTTAATCTGTTTCATTTTAGCTTGCTCACTTGCAGTTTTTAATAATAATTTAACCTCTGCTATAGCGATTGATGGCAATACTCTTAAGAATAATAAGAATAAAGTAAAGAACAAACCGATTGAACCTACGAATACACTGATATCAACCCATGTTGGATAAAACATTGCCCAACTTGACGGAATATAATCACGGTGTAATGAAGTAACGATAATTACGAAACGCTCGAACCACATACCCACGTTTACTACGATTGATAAAATCCAGGTCGCTTTAATGCTTAAACGGATCTTTTTGAACCATAACAACTGCGGAGAGATTACGTTACAGGTCATCATCATCCAGTACGACCACCAGTAAGGACCAGTAGACCTGTTGATAAATGCATACTGCTCGTATTCCGAACCTGAATACCATGCGATGAAGAACTCAGTTAAATAAGCCACACCTACGATTGATCCGGTTAAGATGATGATTTTATTCATCGACTCGATGTGGAACATGGTGATGTAGTTTTCTAAGCCCAATACTTTACGTGCAACCAATAATAAGGTTAATACCATCGCAAATCCTGAGAAGATCGCCCCTGCCACGAAGTATGGAGGGAAGATGGTGGTGTGCCATCCCGGAATTACCGATGTTGCAAAGTCCATTGATACAATGGTGTGTACCGAAAGTACAAGTGGTGTAGAGATACCTGCTAAGATTAAAGACACCGCTTCGAAACGTTGCCAGGTTTTAACACTTCCACTCCATCCAAAAGAGAAGATAGAATAGATTTTTCTACGTGTACCCACTGCACGGTCGCGGATGGTAGCGATATCTGGTAATAAACCTGTGTACCAGAATAATAATGATACAGAGAAGTAAGTCGAGATCGCAAACATATCCCACACCAATGGTGAGTTAAAGTTTACCCAAAGTGATCCGAACTGATTCGGTAAAGGTAAAACCCAATAAGCTAACCAAGGACGGCCCATGTGCGATACAACGTAAGTTGCGGCACAGATTACGGCGAAAATGGTCATCGCCTCTGCCGAACGGTTGATGGAGTTACGCCAGTTCTGACGGAAGAGTAATAGTACTGCTGAAATTAGTGTTCCAGCGTGACCGATACCTACCCACCATACGAAACCGGTGATATCCCAAGCCCAACCAACTGTTTTATTTAAACCCCATGCACCGATACCATTCCAGAAAGTGTAGCTTACTGCTACTACCCAAAGTAAAGCACCTAATGAGGCAACGATGAAACCAATCCACCAAGCCTTGTTCGGCTTGTTCTCTACCGGGCTTAAAATATCATCCGTAATTTTTGCATACGTGATGTTATCTCCGGTAATTAATGGTTCTCTAAGTATTGATTCGTTATGTCCTGACATAATTTGTATTTTCTTTATACTAAAGCTTACGCTTGTACTGTTGTATCTGTATTTCTAATTTTTGTCATGTAGCCGATACCCGGTTTCACATTGATCTCTTCCAATACGTAGTAAATACGCTCAGAACGTAATGCTTTTGAAACCTCTGAATTTGGATCGTTTGCATCACCAAATACAATCGCATTTGCTGAACAAGCTTCCTGACAAGCCATTTTAATATCGCCATCTTTTAATGGACGTTTCTCCAGTTTAGCTTGTAATTTGCCACCTTGTATACGTTGAATACACATAGAGCATTTTTCCATTACCCCTCTCGAACGTGTAGTTACATCAGGGTTTAAAACTAATTGGGTAAACTCGTTATTTAAATAGTTATCGAAACGTGAATCGTTCCAGTAGTTAAACCAGTTGAAACGACGTACTTTGTACGGACAGTTATTTGCACAGTAACGTGTACCTACGCAACGGTTATAAGCCATGTGGTTTAAACCATCACTTGAGTGTACCGTTGCCAATACCGGACAAACGGTTTCGCAAGGTGCGTGATCACAGTGCTGACATAACATTGGCTGGTGAACCACAGAAACGTGATCTAAGTCTTCTAACTTAGCAATTTCTTTTTCTCTGGTTACGTCACCGTCTTTAGTTTCGTAGCTGTAATAACGATCGATACGGATCCAGTGCATTTCACGACGACGGCGAACCTCATCACGGCCTACAACAGGAATGTTATTTTCAACGTTACAAGCAACAATACAAGAACCACAACCTGTACAGGCATTCAAATCGATTGCCATAACCCAGTTGTTACCTGGTTTTTCGTATTGATCCCAAAGATCGTAATCTTTATGCTCGCCTTTTTCGTTGCCCGCACCAGGATTTTTTAAGTACTCTTTAAAAGTAGCTTCTTTAATCACTGCACGACCTTCGAAAGAGTGGTGAGTTTGTGTTTGAGCTAACTCATAGTAACCGCCTGTTGGGGTAATGGTTACTGTAGTGGCATATTGGAAGGTTCCATTTATAAAAGAAACAAAAGGGAAAGCATTTTTACCCACATCGTTACCGGCTTTACCCACTTTGGTACGGCCATAACCTAATGCAATAGATGCAGTTTGTTGTGCTTGTCCTGGCTGAATCAATACCGGAAGGTCTACTGAATATCCGTTGCTGGCTTTCACCGTTACCACATCAAATTCTTTAACCTTTAATTTCTCAGCAAATTTTGGTGCAAGGGCAACATAGTTATCCCAGGTTACTTTAGAAACCGGATCAGGTAATTCCTGTAAGAATGCATTGTTTGCATTTTTACCATCACGCATCGGGATGTTTTCGTAAACCTGTAACTGAATATCTTTATCTAAAGCTTTGCTGCTGCTAACAATTGAAGTAGCAACTTGCGCTAAAGATTGTGTGAATGAATAAGCTCCGGCAGTTTTTGCTGTTGCCGTAACCACTCCTTTTTCTAAAACTTCTTCCCATTTCAAACCAACAGCTGGTAACATTTTAGCTTCCCAGTTGCTGCGTACAAACTGATAGTAATCTTTAACCGGAGCATCAGCCCAGGTTAATAAACTCTCTTCAGCCTGGCGGCTATTGAAAACCGGGTTGATGGTTGGCTGAACGATAGAATAATATCCTTCGTAAGCATTTGCATCACCCCACGATTCTAAATAGTTATGGTTAATTGCAATGGCATCACAAGCAGTTGCAGTTTCATCAGCACGATCAGAGAATGAAATTTTAGCCGGAACCTTAGCCAATGCATCAGTAAACGCTTTTGCATTTGCTGCATCGTAAACCGGGTTACTGTTTAAGAATAAAACAGCACCAACTTCGCCACGGCTCATTTCAGCAACTAAGCCATTAAATTCGGCATCGTTACCTGCATATAAATAACAAGGGTTATCTAAATCGATCGTAGTGCCATAACTTCCGATAGCGGCGTTAATGGCATTTACTAAAATCTGCGTAGAAACATCGTTCGAACCACAAACTACAAGGCCTTTACCTTTAGCTTGTACCAATTCTTTCGCTACCAGTTTAATTACTTTATCGGCAGTGGTGTTATTACCTAATGTTCCACCAGGTAAAGCGCTACCGGTAATGGCATTGTATAAAGCAATTAAAGCAGGTCCTTCTTCCGATAATTTAACCGGAACACGGGTATCTGCATTGGTACCTGTTAAGCTCATTCCACTTTCGAACTGAATGTGGCGGCTCATTTTTTTATTTTCTAACGATTTGTAGTTACGGTTAGCGGTATATTGAGCGGTAAACTCTTCTCCGCTAATCCAGGTACCTAAGAAATCGGCACTGAAACTTACAATTAAATCGGCTTTATCAAAGTTGTATTTTGGTAAAACGGCTTTACCAAAACTGTTTTGGTTGGCCTGGATAATACCAGTATAAGAAACCGCATCGTACTGAACCAATTTAGCAGCAGGATATTTTGCAATAAACTGTGCAATAACCGCATTAGTTGATGGGCTGTTTACTGTTGATGATACAATACGGATTTTCTTTCCACCTGCCTGTGCTTTTGCCAACTCGCCTTTTACAAAGCTGTCGATTTTTGCCCAGGTGGTTTCTTCCACTTTTCCGTCTTTTACTAAAGCTGGTGCTTTTAGTTTAGATACATCATATAAATCTAAAACCGAAGCTTGGGCTCTCGCATCTGTACCACAGTTAAATTGACCCGCATTTGGATTTGGTTCAATTTTAATCGGGCGTCCCTCTCTTGTTTTAACTAAAATACTCTGGCCATTAAAGCTCGAAGTATAATAGTTAGGAATACCCGGAGTAACCTCTTCAGGTTTTACCAGGTAAGGAATAGATTTATGAACAGGGGCAGTTTGACAGGCTGCCAAAGTTACTGCACCTAAACCAAAACCTAACGCCTTTAAAAAGTCGCGGCGTGGGGTAACGGTACTTAACCCTGCTTCATTTAAAACATCTTCTATTGGAAGTGGCTCGGCGAATTCGTTTTTGTTATTCTTAACAAAATCGGGTGTATTGTTATACTCCTCTAAGCCTTTCCAGTATTTTTTGTTGCTTTCCATTTAAGCTATATTACTGTTTATTCGAACGTTCTTACTAAACTCTATCTATTAATAGTGGCATTTACCACACTCTAAACCACCCAATAACGCTGGTGTAATTTTCTCGCCTTTTTTAATCTTTTCGTGCGCTTCGATAACCTTAGCGTAGAAAGCATTATTTTTCTGACCAGAAATATCTGTTTCCTTATGGCAGTTAATACACCATTTCATGGTTAATGGAGAATATTGATAAATTTCTTCCATGGTATTAACCGGACCGTGACAAGCGAAACATACAGGTTCTGTTGGTTGTAATCCTTTTGCTTTACGGATTGCATCTTCTGCAACAACTACGTGTTGAGAGTGATTGAAGTAAGCAAAATCAGGAAGGTTGTGTACACGTACCCACTCCATTGGTTTAGCTTTACTTTCATCGTATTTCTGTGTTTCAGGATCGTAACCTAAAGCATTATAGATTTTTTTGATCTCAGGAGAAATCTCACCATCATATTTATCTCTTGCCTGAACCGCTTTGTGGCAGTTCATACAAACGTTTAATGATGGGATAGTTGCATTTTTAGATTTAAATGCACCGTTGTGGCAATACTGACAATCGATCTGATTGATACCCGCGTGCAACTCGTGAGAGAATTTAATTGGCTGTACTGGCTGGTAACCGGTATGAACACCCGTATTCCACATGCCCATCCAACCGAACGAACCTAAACAGATGATTAAACACAAGATAAAGAACATCACAAATTTCTTGTTTTTGAACATCTTGCGCACACCAACCTTTAATGGCACATCTTCCTCAATCTCGATACCTTGTTTTTGTAAAATCAGGCGCTCTAACAATTTAGAAGCACGACCTAAGATTACTAAAATCACAATTGCCAATACTACGATAGCAACGATACCTGCAATTGATAAACCTGAAGTAGATTCGTCTTTTACTGCAACACCACCTGCTGGAGTAGCTGCTTTTGGCTCACCTTCTTTAATGTATTGTAAGATGTCTTTGATTTTAGTCTCATCCAATTCAGGAAAAGAAGTCATCGCCACCTTATTGTTCTCATTAAAAACTTTAACAGCAGCAGCATCGCCAGAAGCGATTAATGCAGCACTGTTAGGGATCCATTTCAAAAGCCATGCTTCATCATGACGATCGCTTACACCAGTTAAGGCCGGACCAACCAATTTAGCATCTAACGCATGGCACGAAGAACATTTTGCTTTGAAAAGCGCTCTTCCCTCTTTAGCATCCTGCGCACTTACGGTAGAAACCGCTATTACGGAAATTGCTGAAAATACGAATAACGACTTCCAAACGCTTTTTAAAATCATCGAGATATCTCTCATAATGAACACTTTATACTTATTTAATTTACTTTTTGTTGTGAAATTGATGCTGAACTAGGGGTAGCCCCACCAAAACTTGAACAAAAGTATAACTTATTAATAAATCCCATGACATAATAGTGACTGGAAATACAATTTATAATCATTCTAAACAAATGTCGTTTCAGGCCATTCAGGCAATAAAAATGCCCATTTTCGATATGTTATCTCGAATGGGCATACTAGAAACCAATTTGGTTTATTTATTTTTTCTGATTATTGTTTTAATATCCAGGCAAACATTAATGGTGCTACAATTGTTGCATCACTTTCTACAATAAACTTAGGGGTGTGAATATCTAATTTACCCCAGGTAATCTTTTCGTTCGGTACAGCACCAGAATATGAGCCATAAGAAGTAGTCGAATCCGAGATCTGGCAGAAATAACTCCAGAAAGGAATATTTTCCATTTCCATATCCTGATAAAGCATTGGCACTACACAAATAGGAAAATCGCCGGCTATACCACCACCAATCTGGAAGAAACCAATTCCTTTGCCACCACTGTTTGCAATATACCAGTCGGCTAACCAGCCCATATATTCAATACCGCTTTTCATTGTAGTTGCTTTCAATTCACCTTTCATCACATATGAGGCAAAAATGTTACCCATAGTAGAATCTTCCCATCCCGGTACTACAATTGGCAAATTCTTTTCTGCCGCAGCAAGCATCCACGAGTTTTTAGGGTCTATTTCATAATATTGCTCTAAATCGCCACTTAAAAGCATTTTGTACATGAACTCATGCGGAAAATATCTTTCACCGGCCGTATCTGCATCTTTCCATATTTTATGAATGTGTTTCTGTAAACGACGGAAAGCCTCTTCTTCCGGGATACAGGTATCGGTAACACGGTTGTAATGGTTCTCTAAAAGATCCCACTCGTCCTGCGGACTTAAATCGCGGTAGTTTGGTACACGTTT
This genomic interval carries:
- a CDS encoding deoxyhypusine synthase, whose protein sequence is MSNTRGPISQFMERNYLHFNAAAMMDAAKGYETHLDEGGKMMITLAGAMSTAELGISLAEMIRQDKVAIISCTGANLEEDIMNLVAHSHYKRVPNYRDLSPQDEWDLLENHYNRVTDTCIPEEEAFRRLQKHIHKIWKDADTAGERYFPHEFMYKMLLSGDLEQYYEIDPKNSWMLAAAEKNLPIVVPGWEDSTMGNIFASYVMKGELKATTMKSGIEYMGWLADWYIANSGGKGIGFFQIGGGIAGDFPICVVPMLYQDMEMENIPFWSYFCQISDSTTSYGSYSGAVPNEKITWGKLDIHTPKFIVESDATIVAPLMFAWILKQ
- a CDS encoding cytochrome C → MKESTLAMNKNKFVYTAFLAIAFAATFSACKDKRSTGLEYARNMYDPIAYNPDQPNKNFKDGKTAQLPPAHTKPVGFTEYDEYPNTKEGYEAAGVSMVNPLPVDTVNLAQGKHLFTVFCSPCHGEKGDGQGHLVKIEKFSGVPAYQTGASSRGGNMVDLTAGKIYHTITYGVNNMGSHASQISPTDRWKVVMYVQQLQKGQ
- a CDS encoding molybdopterin oxidoreductase, producing MESNKKYWKGLEEYNNTPDFVKNNKNEFAEPLPIEDVLNEAGLSTVTPRRDFLKALGFGLGAVTLAACQTAPVHKSIPYLVKPEEVTPGIPNYYTSSFNGQSILVKTREGRPIKIEPNPNAGQFNCGTDARAQASVLDLYDVSKLKAPALVKDGKVEETTWAKIDSFVKGELAKAQAGGKKIRIVSSTVNSPSTNAVIAQFIAKYPAAKLVQYDAVSYTGIIQANQNSFGKAVLPKYNFDKADLIVSFSADFLGTWISGEEFTAQYTANRNYKSLENKKMSRHIQFESGMSLTGTNADTRVPVKLSEEGPALIALYNAITGSALPGGTLGNNTTADKVIKLVAKELVQAKGKGLVVCGSNDVSTQILVNAINAAIGSYGTTIDLDNPCYLYAGNDAEFNGLVAEMSRGEVGAVLFLNSNPVYDAANAKAFTDALAKVPAKISFSDRADETATACDAIAINHNYLESWGDANAYEGYYSIVQPTINPVFNSRQAEESLLTWADAPVKDYYQFVRSNWEAKMLPAVGLKWEEVLEKGVVTATAKTAGAYSFTQSLAQVATSIVSSSKALDKDIQLQVYENIPMRDGKNANNAFLQELPDPVSKVTWDNYVALAPKFAEKLKVKEFDVVTVKASNGYSVDLPVLIQPGQAQQTASIALGYGRTKVGKAGNDVGKNAFPFVSFINGTFQYATTVTITPTGGYYELAQTQTHHSFEGRAVIKEATFKEYLKNPGAGNEKGEHKDYDLWDQYEKPGNNWVMAIDLNACTGCGSCIVACNVENNIPVVGRDEVRRRREMHWIRIDRYYSYETKDGDVTREKEIAKLEDLDHVSVVHQPMLCQHCDHAPCETVCPVLATVHSSDGLNHMAYNRCVGTRYCANNCPYKVRRFNWFNYWNDSRFDNYLNNEFTQLVLNPDVTTRSRGVMEKCSMCIQRIQGGKLQAKLEKRPLKDGDIKMACQEACSANAIVFGDANDPNSEVSKALRSERIYYVLEEINVKPGIGYMTKIRNTDTTVQA
- a CDS encoding hydrogenase produces the protein MSGHNESILREPLITGDNITYAKITDDILSPVENKPNKAWWIGFIVASLGALLWVVAVSYTFWNGIGAWGLNKTVGWAWDITGFVWWVGIGHAGTLISAVLLLFRQNWRNSINRSAEAMTIFAVICAATYVVSHMGRPWLAYWVLPLPNQFGSLWVNFNSPLVWDMFAISTYFSVSLLFWYTGLLPDIATIRDRAVGTRRKIYSIFSFGWSGSVKTWQRFEAVSLILAGISTPLVLSVHTIVSMDFATSVIPGWHTTIFPPYFVAGAIFSGFAMVLTLLLVARKVLGLENYITMFHIESMNKIIILTGSIVGVAYLTEFFIAWYSGSEYEQYAFINRSTGPYWWSYWMMMTCNVISPQLLWFKKIRLSIKATWILSIVVNVGMWFERFVIIVTSLHRDYIPSSWAMFYPTWVDISVFVGSIGLFFTLFLLFLRVLPSIAIAEVKLLLKTASEQAKMKQIKEGHENKEYVAEYVESLEKFDSVKQEDYAKI
- a CDS encoding cytochrome C; translated protein: MRDISMILKSVWKSLFVFSAISVIAVSTVSAQDAKEGRALFKAKCSSCHALDAKLVGPALTGVSDRHDEAWLLKWIPNSAALIASGDAAAVKVFNENNKVAMTSFPELDETKIKDILQYIKEGEPKAATPAGGVAVKDESTSGLSIAGIVAIVVLAIVILVILGRASKLLERLILQKQGIEIEEDVPLKVGVRKMFKNKKFVMFFILCLIICLGSFGWMGMWNTGVHTGYQPVQPIKFSHELHAGINQIDCQYCHNGAFKSKNATIPSLNVCMNCHKAVQARDKYDGEISPEIKKIYNALGYDPETQKYDESKAKPMEWVRVHNLPDFAYFNHSQHVVVAEDAIRKAKGLQPTEPVCFACHGPVNTMEEIYQYSPLTMKWCINCHKETDISGQKNNAFYAKVIEAHEKIKKGEKITPALLGGLECGKCHY
- a CDS encoding quinol:cytochrome C oxidoreductase, which codes for MSDIKYILGSFGDPDEMMHGIEKLQENNISIHDVYTPMPIHGIEAKLGIKRSRIDIAAFCFGITGTCCAFALIYFCAVIDWRVNIGGKPSFALPDFIPIMFELTVLFCAFGMVLTYYASTHLFPGRAPRVMDLRATDDRFVIAVDAKDNVEHTVIDGLLKDAGALEIKYNERKYISYE